The Pseudomonas protegens genome contains the following window.
GCCGGCACCGATAAAAGCGATACGAGTCGTGTTCATGACAGGTCCTTATGAGAGGTCAGGGTCAGTCGCATCAGGACTGACTGTAGTCGCGGGCGCCAAACAGCGCGGTGCCGATCCGCACCCAGGTGGCGCCTTGGGCAATGGCCGCTTCGAGGTCGTGGCTCATGCCCATGGAAAGGGTGTCCAGGGGCAGCTTGAGGCTGTCCCGCAGTTGATTGTTCAAGGCCTGCACCGCGGCGAAGGCAGCCTCCTGGGCGGCCCGATCCTCGGTGGGCTCGGGTATCGCCATCAGCCCGCGCAGTTGCAGGCGCGGCAATGAGCTGATGGCGCTGGCCAGGGCCGGCAGGTCGGCCGGGGTGCAGCCGGATTTGCTGGCTTCGCCGCTGACGTTCACCTGGATGCAGATGTTCAGCGGCGGCAGCTCGGCCGGGCGTTGCTCGGACAGGCGTTGGGCGATTTTCAGGCGATCCACGGAATGCACCCAGGCAAAGTGCTCGGCGATGGCACGGGTCTTGTTCGACTGAATGGGGCCGATGAAGTGCCAACTCAAGGGCAGGTCGGCCAGTTCCTGTTGCTTGCCCAGGGCTTCTTGCAGGTAGTTCTCGCCGAAGTCCCGCAGGCCGGCGGCGTAGGCTTCGCGCAGGGCGGCGGCGGGCTTGGTCTTGCTCACGGCCAGCAACTGGACGCTGGCCGGGTCACGCTGTACGGCCTGGCAGGCGCTGCGGATGCGCTCGGCGAGCTGGGCGATGTTGTCTGCTATCGTGGACATTCGATTTCTTCTCAAAAGTACCGGCGGCCTCGGCCTGCCGGCTGCCGCGTGAATCCACCAGACCCTCACCCTCCACTGGCCAGAGCATTGCTCGATGGCCGTGGCGGACCTTGCCCTTGCATCGGGCAATGGCCGGCGCCCAGGGGCGGGCGGGTCTGAAGCTCGCGGCATTCTACTGGAATTGGGGGCCACTATGGACATCACCGAACTCTTGCTCTTGAGCGTCGCCCGAGGGGCTTGCGACCTGCATCTGTCCGCCGGACTGGCGCCGCTGTTGCGGATCGACGGCGATATCGGGGCGCTGGAAGGGCCTGCCCTGGACCAACAGCAGACGCTGGCCTTGATCCACGGCCTGATGAGCGAACCCCAGCGCCAAGCTTTCGCCGCCACCCGGGACCTGGACTTCGCCTACGAGCTGCCGGGCGTGGCGCGCTTTCGGGTCAATGCCTTCCAGCATGCCCGGGGTGCCGGCGCGGTGCTGCGCCTGATTCCTGCGCGGGTACAGAGCCTGGAAGCGTTGGGGCTGGGGGAGGTGTTTCGGCAGATTGCCGAGACGCCCCGGGGGCTGGTGCTGGTGACCGGGCCCACCGGCAGCGGCAAGTCCACCACTCTGGCGGCGATGATCGATCACCTGAACCGGCATCGGCGCCAGCACATCCTCACCATCGAAGACCCCATCGAATTCGTGCATCCGCAGCACAGCTGCCTGGTGCACCAGCGTGAAGTGCAGCGCGACACCCAGAGCTTCGCCAGCGCCTTGCGCGCGGCGCTGCGGGAAGATCCGGACGTGATCCTGCTGGGCGAGTTGCGCGACCTGGAGAGCATCCGCCTGGCCCTGACCGCAGCCGAAACCGGGCACTTGGTGTTCGCCACCCTGCACACTGCATCCGCGGCCAAGACCATCGACCGGCTGGTGGACGTGTTCCCGGGGGAAGAAAAGGCCCTGGTGCGCTCGATGCTGGCCGAGTCGCTGCAGGCGGTAATTGCCCAGGTGTTGCTGAAGAAGGTCGGTGGTGGCCGAGTGGCCGCGCACGAAATCATGCGGGGCAGCCCGGCGATTCGTAACCTGATTCGCGAGGACAAGGTGGCGCAGATGTATTCGGCGATCCAGACCGGCGGCGCCCAGGGCATGC
Protein-coding sequences here:
- a CDS encoding type IV pilus twitching motility protein PilT is translated as MDITELLLLSVARGACDLHLSAGLAPLLRIDGDIGALEGPALDQQQTLALIHGLMSEPQRQAFAATRDLDFAYELPGVARFRVNAFQHARGAGAVLRLIPARVQSLEALGLGEVFRQIAETPRGLVLVTGPTGSGKSTTLAAMIDHLNRHRRQHILTIEDPIEFVHPQHSCLVHQREVQRDTQSFASALRAALREDPDVILLGELRDLESIRLALTAAETGHLVFATLHTASAAKTIDRLVDVFPGEEKALVRSMLAESLQAVIAQVLLKKVGGGRVAAHEIMRGSPAIRNLIREDKVAQMYSAIQTGGAQGMRTLDMSLKALLGQGLISREQAREQARMPESF
- a CDS encoding YggS family pyridoxal phosphate-dependent enzyme, with translation MSTIADNIAQLAERIRSACQAVQRDPASVQLLAVSKTKPAAALREAYAAGLRDFGENYLQEALGKQQELADLPLSWHFIGPIQSNKTRAIAEHFAWVHSVDRLKIAQRLSEQRPAELPPLNICIQVNVSGEASKSGCTPADLPALASAISSLPRLQLRGLMAIPEPTEDRAAQEAAFAAVQALNNQLRDSLKLPLDTLSMGMSHDLEAAIAQGATWVRIGTALFGARDYSQS